Proteins encoded by one window of Candidatus Acidiferrales bacterium:
- a CDS encoding redoxin family protein, translating into MNQFLPILFMSLTILFPARSVDEFPTLQLGSAAPDFNLTGVDGHNYTLKDFADAKILVAVFTCNHCPTAQYYQGRIKQIVTDYKSKGVALVAIMPNDPRSVRLDELGWTDVGDSFDEMKIRAKDQEFNFPYLYDGETESVSRAYGPVATPHVFVFDANRKLRYVGAIDNSQRIEHVTKNYLRDALDALLAGREPPVAETKAIGCSIKWAGKEESVKEYLEKLDEEPVSLSKADTAMLHTLRKNDSGKFRLINFWATWCPPCVAEFDDFVTVNRMYRHRDFELVTVSINAPDEENEVLEFLKKEHASNRNLIFASNDTDQLMSAFDPQWQGAVPYTVLLDPDGNVIYREVGSVDILAVKRAIQKGMNERRPW; encoded by the coding sequence ATGAACCAATTCCTACCCATCCTTTTTATGAGCCTCACGATTCTTTTCCCGGCCCGTTCAGTCGATGAATTTCCCACATTACAGCTTGGCTCTGCGGCACCCGACTTCAATCTCACAGGTGTCGACGGGCACAACTATACGCTCAAGGATTTTGCAGATGCAAAGATCCTTGTCGCAGTCTTCACCTGCAACCACTGCCCCACGGCCCAGTATTACCAGGGACGCATCAAGCAGATCGTGACCGACTACAAGAGCAAAGGCGTCGCGCTTGTCGCTATCATGCCGAACGACCCAAGGTCTGTCCGTCTCGATGAGCTAGGCTGGACCGATGTCGGCGATTCTTTTGACGAGATGAAAATCCGAGCGAAGGACCAGGAGTTCAACTTTCCATATCTGTATGATGGTGAAACGGAAAGCGTCTCGCGAGCCTATGGCCCGGTTGCAACGCCGCACGTGTTCGTGTTCGACGCCAACAGGAAGCTGCGCTACGTCGGAGCAATCGACAATTCACAGCGCATTGAACATGTGACGAAAAATTATTTGCGTGACGCTCTGGACGCCCTTCTTGCCGGCAGGGAACCACCTGTCGCAGAAACGAAAGCCATCGGCTGTTCAATCAAATGGGCAGGCAAGGAGGAATCGGTGAAGGAATATCTGGAGAAGTTAGACGAAGAACCTGTCTCTCTTTCTAAGGCTGACACGGCGATGTTACACACTCTGAGGAAGAATGATTCCGGTAAATTCCGGCTGATAAATTTCTGGGCGACATGGTGCCCGCCCTGTGTCGCGGAATTTGACGACTTCGTCACCGTGAACAGAATGTACCGGCACCGCGACTTCGAGCTGGTGACTGTTTCAATCAATGCACCTGATGAAGAGAACGAAGTACTGGAGTTTCTCAAGAAGGAACATGCTTCGAACCGTAATCTCATTTTCGCGTCGAACGACACCGACCAGTTAATGAGTGCATTCGATCCGCAATGGCAGGGAGCGGTGCCTTACACAGTTCTTCTGGATCCGGATGGAAATGTTATTTACCGCGAAGTAGGGAGCGTCGACATACTTGCAGTCAAACGGGCTATCCAGAAAGGGATGAACGAACGCAGACCATGGTAA